In Nitrobacteraceae bacterium AZCC 1564, the following proteins share a genomic window:
- a CDS encoding chaperonin GroEL (product_source=KO:K04077; cath_funfam=1.10.560.10; cog=COG0459; ko=KO:K04077; pfam=PF00118; superfamily=48592; tigrfam=TIGR02348) — MSAKEVKFGVDARDKMLRGVDILANAVKVTLGPKGRNVVLDKSFGAPRITKDGVTVAKDIELDDKFENMGAQMVREVASKSADLAGDGTTTATVLAQAIVKEGAKSVAAGMNPMDLKRGIDLAVEAVVADLQKNSKKVTSNEEIAQVGTISANGDSEIGKFLADAMKKVGNEGVITVEEAKSLETELDVVEGMQFDRGYISPYFVTNADKMRVEFDDAYVLINEKKLSSLNELLPLLEAVVQTGKPLVIVAEDVEGEALATLVVNRLRGGLKVAAVKAPGFGDRRKAMLQDIAILTGGQAISEDLGIKLENVTLQMLGRAKKVMIDKENTTIVNGAGKKADIEARVAQIKAQIEETTSDYDREKLQERLAKLAGGVAVIRVGGATEVEVKERKDRVDDAMHATRAAVEEGILPGGGVALLRASEQLKGIRTKNDDQKTGVEIVRKALSAPARQIAINAGEDGSVIVGKILEKEQYAYGFDSQSGEYVNLVSKGIIDPTKVVRAAIQNAASVASLLITTEAMIAELPKKAAPAPAMPGGGMGGMDF; from the coding sequence ATGTCAGCTAAAGAAGTCAAATTCGGCGTAGACGCACGCGACAAGATGCTGCGCGGCGTCGACATCCTCGCCAACGCGGTGAAGGTGACGCTCGGTCCGAAGGGCCGCAATGTCGTCCTCGACAAGTCGTTCGGCGCTCCCCGCATCACCAAGGACGGCGTTACCGTCGCCAAGGACATCGAGCTCGATGACAAGTTCGAGAACATGGGCGCCCAGATGGTGCGCGAAGTGGCCTCGAAGTCGGCCGACCTCGCCGGTGACGGCACCACCACTGCAACCGTGCTCGCTCAGGCGATCGTGAAGGAAGGCGCCAAGTCGGTCGCCGCCGGCATGAACCCAATGGACCTGAAGCGCGGTATCGACCTCGCGGTTGAAGCCGTCGTTGCGGACCTGCAGAAGAACTCCAAGAAGGTCACCTCGAACGAAGAAATCGCCCAGGTCGGCACCATTTCGGCCAACGGCGACAGCGAAATCGGCAAGTTCCTTGCCGACGCGATGAAGAAGGTCGGCAACGAAGGCGTCATCACGGTTGAAGAAGCCAAGTCGCTCGAAACCGAACTCGACGTCGTCGAAGGCATGCAGTTCGATCGCGGCTACATCTCCCCCTACTTCGTCACCAACGCCGACAAGATGCGCGTTGAATTCGACGACGCTTACGTTCTCATCAACGAGAAGAAGCTCTCCTCGCTGAACGAACTGCTCCCGCTGCTCGAAGCGGTGGTGCAGACCGGCAAGCCGCTCGTCATCGTTGCTGAAGACGTGGAAGGCGAAGCCCTCGCAACCCTCGTGGTCAACCGTCTGCGCGGTGGTCTCAAGGTTGCCGCCGTCAAGGCTCCGGGCTTCGGCGATCGCCGCAAGGCCATGCTGCAGGACATCGCGATCCTGACCGGCGGCCAGGCGATCTCGGAAGACCTCGGCATCAAGCTCGAGAACGTGACCCTGCAGATGCTCGGCCGCGCCAAGAAGGTGATGATCGACAAGGAAAACACCACGATCGTCAACGGCGCCGGCAAGAAGGCCGACATCGAGGCCCGCGTTGCCCAGATCAAGGCGCAGATCGAAGAAACCACTTCGGACTACGACCGTGAGAAGCTCCAGGAGCGTCTCGCCAAGCTCGCAGGCGGCGTCGCGGTGATCCGCGTCGGCGGCGCGACCGAAGTCGAAGTGAAGGAGCGCAAGGATCGCGTTGATGACGCGATGCATGCGACCCGCGCTGCTGTTGAAGAAGGCATCCTGCCGGGCGGCGGCGTCGCTCTGCTCCGTGCTTCCGAGCAGCTCAAGGGCATCCGCACCAAGAACGACGACCAGAAGACCGGCGTCGAGATCGTCCGCAAGGCGCTCTCCGCTCCGGCTCGCCAGATCGCCATCAACGCGGGCGAAGACGGTTCGGTCATCGTCGGCAAGATCCTCGAGAAGGAGCAGTACGCCTACGGCTTCGACTCGCAGTCGGGCGAATACGTCAACCTCGTCTCCAAGGGCATCATCGACCCGACCAAGGTCGTGCGTGCGGCGATCCAGAACGCGGCTTCGGTTGCCTCGCTTCTGATCACCACCGAGGCGATGATTGCCGAACTGCCGAAGAAGGCAGCCCCTGCTCCGGCAATGCCGGGCGGCGGCATGGGCGGCATGGACTTCTAA
- a CDS encoding hypothetical protein (product_source=Hypo-rule applied; cath_funfam=3.40.50.1000; cleavage_site_network=SignalP-noTM; pfam=PF12710; superfamily=56784), protein MKRNRSSSHDLNRRVLLSTMAALPALIGSLRSTTAAAQTDQLPSWKDGPTKDSIIRFVAQVTTQGQDFVPEDQRIATFDNDGTLWIEQPMYVQLAFILSRVKTLAPQNPSWKTKQPFKAVLDGDLKAMAASGEKGLMELMAATHAGMTSDEFTKIVSDWLATARHPRFKRPYTELVYQPMLELLDYLRANGFKAFIVSGGGIEFMRPWTEKIYGVPPQQVVGSSIKTRFQMRGDVPTLFRLPEINFIDDKAGKPVGINQYIGRRPIAAFGNSDGDLEMLQWTTLSGDRARFGLIVHHTDAEREYAYDRQSHFGRLDKALDAAAINRWTVADMKRDWKRIFPFEQG, encoded by the coding sequence ATGAAACGGAACAGATCTTCTTCCCATGATCTCAACCGCCGTGTCCTACTCTCGACGATGGCCGCGCTCCCAGCGCTTATTGGATCGCTACGCTCCACAACAGCTGCGGCGCAAACCGATCAACTCCCGTCTTGGAAGGATGGCCCCACCAAGGACTCGATCATACGATTTGTCGCACAAGTGACGACGCAAGGTCAGGACTTCGTGCCTGAAGATCAACGCATCGCAACCTTCGACAACGACGGCACCCTCTGGATCGAACAGCCGATGTATGTCCAGCTCGCCTTCATTCTCAGTCGCGTCAAAACGCTGGCGCCGCAGAATCCGAGCTGGAAAACAAAACAGCCTTTCAAGGCAGTGCTGGACGGTGACTTAAAGGCAATGGCTGCATCCGGTGAAAAGGGGCTGATGGAGCTCATGGCAGCAACACACGCTGGCATGACCTCCGATGAATTCACCAAGATCGTGTCCGACTGGCTCGCGACCGCGCGCCATCCTCGTTTCAAGCGGCCCTACACCGAACTGGTTTATCAGCCGATGCTGGAGCTGCTCGATTATCTGCGCGCCAATGGCTTCAAGGCCTTCATCGTCTCCGGCGGCGGCATCGAGTTCATGCGCCCATGGACCGAGAAGATCTATGGCGTTCCGCCTCAGCAGGTCGTCGGCTCATCGATCAAGACACGGTTTCAGATGCGTGGCGATGTGCCGACGCTGTTCCGCCTTCCCGAGATCAATTTCATCGATGACAAGGCGGGCAAGCCTGTCGGCATCAACCAGTATATCGGCCGCCGCCCGATCGCCGCCTTCGGCAATTCCGACGGTGACCTCGAGATGCTGCAATGGACCACCCTGAGCGGAGACCGGGCGCGCTTCGGGCTAATCGTCCATCACACCGATGCGGAACGGGAATACGCCTACGACCGCCAATCCCACTTCGGCCGCCTCGACAAAGCGCTGGATGCTGCCGCTATTAACAGGTGGACGGTGGCGGACATGAAACGGGACTGGAAGCGGATTTTCCCATTTGAACAAGGCTAG
- a CDS encoding hypothetical protein (product_source=Hypo-rule applied), which yields MASQKLLGLIAAIGVISSGQTPALAQGTDQQRDACTPDAFRLCGQFIPDAGRVEACLRNAGPRLSPACYVVFNPPRDDSSQRSARRRYVQPPQSPPPSSRYDYDHDDED from the coding sequence ACAAAAGCTTCTCGGTTTGATTGCGGCAATTGGCGTGATTTCGTCTGGGCAGACACCGGCGCTGGCGCAGGGCACTGACCAACAACGCGACGCCTGTACCCCGGACGCGTTCCGCCTGTGCGGGCAGTTCATTCCTGACGCGGGGCGTGTCGAGGCGTGTTTGAGAAATGCGGGACCGAGGCTCAGTCCGGCTTGTTATGTAGTTTTCAACCCACCGCGTGACGATTCTTCCCAGCGTTCGGCACGTCGCAGATACGTGCAGCCCCCGCAATCTCCTCCACCATCCTCCCGCTATGACTATGATCACGACGACGAAGACTGA
- a CDS encoding chaperonin GroES (product_source=KO:K04078; cath_funfam=2.30.33.40; cog=COG0234; ko=KO:K04078; pfam=PF00166; smart=SM00883; superfamily=50129): MKFRPLHDRVVVKRIDAEEKTAGGIIIPDTAKEKPSQGEILSVGPGGRDEAGKLIPIDLKVGDIVLFGKWSGTEVKIDGQEVLIMKESDIMGVITEGSSKKKAA, from the coding sequence ATGAAATTCCGTCCGCTTCACGACCGCGTCGTGGTTAAGCGCATCGACGCCGAAGAGAAGACCGCTGGCGGCATCATCATTCCCGACACCGCGAAGGAAAAGCCTTCCCAGGGCGAGATCTTGTCGGTGGGTCCGGGCGGCCGCGATGAGGCCGGCAAACTCATCCCGATCGACCTCAAGGTCGGTGACATCGTCCTGTTCGGCAAGTGGTCGGGCACCGAGGTCAAGATCGACGGTCAGGAAGTCCTGATCATGAAGGAAAGCGACATCATGGGCGTCATCACGGAAGGCTCGTCCAAGAAGAAGGCCGCCTGA